A genomic stretch from Ureibacillus composti includes:
- a CDS encoding malonate decarboxylase subunit delta, translating to MDKLVYSFPATKKVNKRAHVGVVGSGDLEVLIEPTNDQKTVVEIRTGITGFQETWKKVVERFVSQHDISALITINDFGATPGVVSIRLAQAAEVVTNDIIHY from the coding sequence ATGGACAAGTTGGTTTACTCATTTCCAGCAACAAAAAAAGTTAACAAAAGAGCACATGTCGGGGTTGTTGGTTCGGGAGATTTAGAAGTACTAATCGAACCGACAAATGATCAAAAAACAGTGGTGGAAATTCGTACGGGAATTACAGGTTTCCAGGAAACGTGGAAAAAGGTAGTTGAGCGTTTTGTTAGTCAGCATGATATTTCTGCTTTAATTACTATCAATGATTTCGGTGCAACACCAGGTGTTGTTTCAATTCGATTAGCACAAGCTGCGGAGGTGGTCACAAATGACATTATTCATTACTGA
- a CDS encoding biotin-independent malonate decarboxylase subunit beta: MTLFITESLVENLARERAFQLLDQDSAYEILGPFDRLESPHLAAQNIVPQYDDGMVIVKGTLNGKPTVVISIEGNFQGGGIGEVSGAKFAGALEKVLKECKQGNIIYPVIIYDTGGVRLQEANYGLLSIAEISAAIVELRNYVPVVGVIPGKIGSFGGMSLTAGLCSALIMTREGRLGMNGPEVVEQEAGLRELDARNKQLIWQMIGGAIRKETVLADLIVEDDVSKFKEGIIKIWDGEIPLQHRTKKYNEFLKLFKSLSIEEKISPEQAKEILLNMNAVEDTELSIPTEIVNSRGRKWFDLLTNGQPSISEVPSVLVADSFINGINARFIAVVPNKENKYYRARNGEVGLLEGWAIAKYVREVIEEDAASNEKRLIVPIVDVPSQAFGYHEELFGIYLSCSAAVDAYATARIAGHPIVATLVGNAISGAFLSHGMQANRLIALNDQGVNVHVMSKQSAAIITQRSIRELDEIAKSVPSMAYDIQSFNKLGALYQLLDEVNADEPTEVDKNRLIEQIVNAYEDIKSNGISDLSCRLKTEKAISYGRKASIKAREMIDLQWK; this comes from the coding sequence ATGACATTATTCATTACTGAGAGTTTAGTAGAAAACCTAGCAAGAGAAAGAGCGTTTCAATTACTAGATCAAGACAGTGCTTATGAAATCTTAGGTCCATTTGATCGACTAGAGTCTCCTCATTTAGCAGCACAAAATATAGTTCCACAATATGATGACGGAATGGTTATTGTAAAGGGAACATTAAATGGAAAACCAACTGTGGTGATTTCAATTGAAGGGAATTTCCAAGGTGGCGGTATTGGAGAAGTTTCGGGAGCAAAGTTTGCAGGTGCTTTAGAAAAAGTATTGAAAGAATGTAAGCAAGGAAACATTATATATCCTGTCATTATCTATGATACGGGCGGAGTACGTTTACAAGAAGCAAACTATGGACTTCTATCCATTGCAGAGATTAGTGCGGCCATTGTTGAACTACGCAACTATGTACCGGTTGTAGGGGTGATACCTGGTAAGATTGGATCATTCGGTGGAATGTCTTTAACTGCTGGATTATGTAGTGCGTTAATTATGACGCGTGAAGGGCGATTAGGTATGAATGGTCCAGAAGTAGTTGAACAAGAAGCTGGTCTCCGTGAATTAGATGCAAGAAATAAACAACTAATTTGGCAAATGATTGGTGGCGCAATTCGGAAGGAAACTGTACTAGCTGATCTCATAGTTGAGGATGATGTATCGAAATTTAAAGAAGGTATTATAAAAATATGGGATGGAGAAATCCCATTGCAACATCGAACGAAAAAATATAATGAGTTCTTGAAGCTCTTTAAATCATTATCAATAGAAGAAAAGATTTCACCTGAACAGGCAAAAGAAATTTTATTAAATATGAACGCTGTAGAGGATACAGAGTTATCCATTCCGACTGAAATAGTTAATAGCAGAGGAAGAAAGTGGTTTGATTTATTAACTAATGGTCAACCTTCTATTAGCGAAGTACCATCTGTATTGGTCGCAGATTCGTTTATCAATGGAATTAATGCTAGATTTATTGCCGTTGTTCCGAATAAAGAAAATAAGTATTACCGTGCTCGTAATGGGGAAGTTGGGCTACTAGAGGGATGGGCCATTGCGAAATATGTTCGAGAAGTAATCGAAGAAGATGCTGCTTCAAATGAAAAGCGCCTCATCGTACCAATTGTCGATGTACCGAGTCAAGCATTTGGTTATCATGAAGAGTTGTTCGGTATTTATTTATCCTGTTCAGCCGCTGTAGATGCATATGCAACGGCACGAATTGCTGGACATCCAATCGTTGCAACGCTAGTAGGAAATGCAATTTCAGGTGCATTTTTATCACATGGAATGCAAGCAAATCGTTTAATTGCCTTGAATGATCAAGGGGTTAATGTACATGTTATGTCAAAACAATCGGCAGCAATTATTACTCAACGATCAATTAGAGAATTAGATGAAATCGCAAAAAGTGTTCCATCCATGGCTTATGATATCCAATCATTTAATAAACTAGGTGCACTTTATCAGTTATTAGATGAAGTAAATGCGGATGAGCCCACTGAAGTTGATAAAAATCGTTTGATTGAACAGATAGTAAATGCTTATGAAGATATTAAAAGTAACGGAATTAGTGATTTATCTTGTCGATTAAAAACTGAAAAGGCCATTAGTTATGGAAGAAAAGCATCCATTAAAGCTCGTGAAATGATTGATTTACAATGGAAATAA
- a CDS encoding malonate decarboxylase holo-ACP synthase has protein sequence MEIKVHDIVEFACIEELKDHKSLPPWVVTSPEAANYGVVRRMATSRDIVPIGLRGKTREQRAGTFIHKQEILRVITPESLINQMDKHEQQIYYSSLRKIREEFLKLNLTWGPTGSVGFEIATSHKVTSTNSDIDISIYINEIDHHLLVEVNQFIDKLEFRIDAQVEIPQLGAFLLNDYVIHSESGFILRTPFGPQLCNVQDERIRLKVNV, from the coding sequence ATGGAAATAAAGGTTCACGACATTGTTGAATTTGCGTGTATAGAGGAGCTAAAGGACCATAAAAGTTTACCACCATGGGTAGTGACATCACCTGAGGCTGCCAATTATGGAGTTGTTAGGAGAATGGCAACTTCTAGAGATATTGTACCAATTGGATTGCGCGGGAAAACACGGGAACAACGGGCAGGTACGTTTATTCATAAGCAAGAAATACTTCGAGTCATAACGCCTGAGAGTTTAATAAATCAAATGGATAAACATGAACAACAAATCTATTATTCTTCACTAAGAAAAATTAGAGAAGAATTTTTGAAGCTAAATTTAACATGGGGACCAACTGGGAGTGTAGGGTTTGAAATAGCTACATCTCATAAAGTCACGTCAACGAATAGTGATATTGATATTTCTATTTATATAAACGAAATAGATCATCACTTACTTGTAGAAGTGAATCAATTCATTGATAAGCTAGAATTTCGAATTGACGCACAAGTAGAGATACCGCAGTTAGGTGCTTTCTTATTAAATGATTATGTTATACATTCTGAAAGTGGTTTTATACTACGTACCCCATTTGGTCCACAACTATGTAACGTACAGGATGAGCGGATCCGATTAAAGGTAAATGTATGA
- a CDS encoding carbon-nitrogen hydrolase family protein produces MKEVTIAVCQFRIELVKKFEDFQKQVEQLLNQVPAHADYVLFPELLTFGLIGTFDGHKQFTTADFTKLDEFTDNYKELFSVYAKERNQVIIGGSHLEKRGDQFFNIAYIFKPDGTYVEHKKTHIFPAESEWKTSEGDELEVFDIGPAKIGVAICYEAEIPEISRILSLKGAEIIFCPSYTFTEAGFWRVRHCAQARAIENQVYFVHCPTVGEPGAPVQRGYGKSSIISPCDLAWNANGVVAEAELNAHTVITGTVDIDELYRNRKAGAATTFKDRTRRADFYKKYNLFGEKIHQ; encoded by the coding sequence ATGAAAGAGGTAACGATTGCGGTATGTCAATTTCGTATTGAACTAGTGAAAAAATTTGAAGACTTTCAAAAGCAAGTAGAACAATTACTAAATCAAGTACCAGCCCATGCAGACTATGTTCTTTTCCCAGAACTACTGACGTTTGGGTTGATTGGTACCTTTGATGGGCATAAACAATTTACAACTGCAGATTTCACCAAACTTGATGAATTTACGGACAACTATAAAGAATTATTTTCGGTCTATGCAAAAGAGCGCAACCAAGTGATTATTGGGGGATCTCATTTAGAAAAAAGAGGGGATCAATTCTTCAATATTGCGTATATCTTTAAACCTGATGGTACGTATGTTGAACATAAAAAAACGCATATTTTCCCGGCTGAAAGCGAGTGGAAAACATCTGAGGGAGATGAATTAGAAGTATTTGATATTGGACCAGCAAAAATTGGGGTTGCCATTTGTTATGAAGCTGAAATACCTGAAATCTCCCGGATTCTAAGCCTAAAAGGGGCGGAAATCATATTCTGCCCGTCCTATACATTTACAGAAGCTGGCTTTTGGCGTGTTCGTCACTGTGCACAGGCTAGAGCAATTGAAAATCAAGTGTATTTCGTTCATTGCCCAACTGTAGGTGAACCAGGTGCGCCTGTCCAAAGAGGTTATGGTAAATCTTCTATTATTAGTCCTTGCGACCTAGCATGGAATGCAAATGGAGTAGTGGCAGAAGCTGAATTGAATGCGCATACAGTGATAACTGGAACAGTGGACATTGATGAACTTTATCGAAATCGTAAAGCGGGTGCGGCGACAACTTTTAAAGATCGCACTAGAAGAGCGGATTTCTATAAAAAATATAATCTTTTTGGTGAGAAAATCCATCAATAA
- a CDS encoding DUF2804 domain-containing protein, with protein MTQHAEREIVELTRLCDNKGNLNPEAIGFARKPIIDSNLSGHFMRKKKWNYWCIFGEEILFSVTISHLDYAAVCSIYFLEYETQRSFEKAITIPLGIGGKLKMPSKVLEPIRFSNNELNINMIHFQNVTNLSVSSENFDDERLIADLSIIHPREDDSLNVVVPWNRQTFQFTAKHHTLPTNGFVQIGNRKYEFNHEDCYAVLDFSRGIWPRETVWNWAMASQRMRDKRVGLNFGGKWTDGTGMTENAVFVNGEMNKIHEDVIFEFDRSNYKKPWYITTKFSDRVLLTFHPFFEQVSKIDVRLVKSETHQLVGYYNGKVKLDDGTTLIIQQMLGCVEEHEAKW; from the coding sequence TTGACGCAGCACGCTGAGAGAGAAATAGTTGAACTAACACGTTTATGTGACAACAAAGGTAACTTAAATCCTGAAGCTATTGGTTTTGCACGCAAACCTATTATCGATAGTAATTTATCTGGCCATTTTATGAGAAAGAAAAAATGGAATTATTGGTGCATCTTTGGAGAAGAAATTCTATTTTCTGTTACAATCAGCCATCTAGATTATGCTGCGGTTTGTTCCATCTACTTTTTAGAATATGAAACACAACGCTCCTTTGAAAAAGCGATTACCATTCCATTAGGTATTGGCGGAAAATTAAAAATGCCATCTAAAGTATTAGAACCAATCCGTTTTTCAAATAACGAATTGAATATTAATATGATTCATTTTCAAAATGTTACAAATTTATCCGTATCATCAGAAAACTTTGATGACGAGCGACTTATAGCGGATCTCAGCATTATTCACCCAAGAGAAGATGATTCATTAAATGTCGTTGTACCTTGGAACAGACAAACCTTCCAATTCACAGCAAAACACCATACTTTACCTACTAACGGTTTTGTTCAAATTGGCAATCGAAAATATGAATTCAATCATGAAGACTGTTATGCTGTGCTTGATTTCAGTCGTGGGATTTGGCCAAGAGAAACTGTCTGGAACTGGGCGATGGCCTCGCAGCGAATGAGAGACAAGCGAGTCGGTTTAAATTTTGGTGGAAAATGGACAGATGGTACTGGAATGACGGAAAACGCAGTATTTGTTAACGGGGAAATGAATAAAATCCATGAAGATGTAATTTTTGAATTTGACCGTTCAAACTATAAAAAGCCGTGGTATATAACGACTAAGTTTTCGGATCGCGTGTTGCTTACATTCCATCCATTCTTTGAACAAGTATCAAAAATAGATGTAAGGTTAGTAAAGTCTGAAACTCATCAATTAGTAGGCTACTATAATGGAAAAGTAAAACTTGATGATGGGACTACTCTAATTATTCAGCAAATGCTTGGCTGTGTTGAAGAACATGAGGCTAAATGGTAA
- a CDS encoding amidase domain-containing protein → MPTYYRAAAVAYAQAWWNGHNPNYPAFTDDCTNFISQCLRAGGAPMTGYPNRARGWWITEGWRAGARGNHYPNETWSYSWAVANAFMSNLQNSKSGLTAKQVQSPSELEPGDVICYDFEGDGRINHTTIVTSVYNGVPYINAHTVSSANRHYSYADSYAYTPNIRYYYFKIDDVFN, encoded by the coding sequence ATTCCAACTTATTACCGTGCGGCTGCAGTCGCATATGCCCAGGCTTGGTGGAATGGGCACAACCCGAATTATCCTGCGTTCACTGATGATTGTACTAATTTCATATCGCAATGCCTGAGAGCTGGAGGAGCACCTATGACAGGGTATCCGAACCGTGCAAGAGGATGGTGGATTACAGAAGGTTGGCGGGCAGGAGCAAGAGGAAATCATTATCCCAATGAAACGTGGAGCTATAGTTGGGCAGTTGCAAATGCCTTTATGTCGAATTTACAAAATTCGAAGTCAGGCTTAACGGCCAAACAAGTTCAATCTCCTTCTGAACTAGAGCCAGGGGATGTCATTTGTTATGATTTTGAAGGTGACGGAAGAATTAATCATACAACGATTGTTACAAGTGTATATAACGGTGTTCCTTATATCAATGCACATACGGTTAGTAGTGCAAATCGCCACTACTCTTATGCAGATTCCTATGCGTATACGCCAAATATTAGATATTACTATTTCAAAATAGATGACGTGTTTAATTAA
- a CDS encoding nitroreductase: protein MNEQSLSVREAIIGRRSIKKFNGQPVDREDLMNIINDAVWAPNHKNREPWRLVVASEENLEKIQNVLRDTTIPNWQTLSNEEVANKMQKFTTPGAYVFVVVPEDVRQKQRLEDFGAASTFIQNIQLLAWDYGIGSCWKTPDFLDDPKFRDKLGVKHGERIISMLQLGYFDELPKAKERKKAKEIVTFFGETNQEEDQED, encoded by the coding sequence ATGAACGAACAATCATTATCTGTAAGAGAAGCCATCATTGGAAGACGTTCAATTAAAAAGTTCAATGGGCAACCAGTAGACAGAGAAGATTTAATGAATATTATTAACGATGCTGTATGGGCACCTAATCATAAAAATAGAGAACCTTGGCGCTTAGTTGTAGCGAGCGAAGAAAATCTTGAAAAAATCCAAAACGTATTAAGAGATACAACAATACCAAATTGGCAAACGTTGAGTAATGAAGAAGTAGCAAACAAAATGCAAAAGTTCACAACACCAGGTGCTTATGTATTTGTTGTTGTTCCTGAAGATGTAAGACAAAAACAACGTTTAGAAGATTTCGGAGCAGCGAGTACGTTTATCCAAAACATTCAATTGCTTGCATGGGATTACGGTATTGGTTCATGCTGGAAAACTCCTGACTTTTTGGATGATCCAAAATTTCGTGACAAATTAGGGGTTAAGCACGGAGAACGAATAATCTCCATGTTGCAGTTAGGGTATTTTGATGAGTTGCCAAAAGCAAAAGAGCGTAAAAAGGCAAAAGAAATCGTCACTTTCTTTGGAGAAACAAACCAAGAAGAGGATCAAGAAGATTGA
- a CDS encoding MMPL family transporter — MSKHPLDKWGSLVGNKRSRWITVILWVLIVGALSSLFPQINSVENASTSDLPEDVMSQQASSIIEEQFPSDSGLPLLIVWYKEAGLQVEDLQSIQLLYEELEANPLKGQQTLPPLSQLPTEALLGSVSENGTSIVTPIFFEESLNTDTLKENLAEIKKVTEDQFGENPYDPNLKEDVLHARFSGPAGISVDATDLFMQADVQLLIATVVLILVLLVVIYRSPILAILPIIVVGIAYGVISPLLGWFAESGWISKDAQAVSIMTVLLFGAGTDYCLFLITRYREMLLEVENKFEALRLSVKESGGAIMMSALTVFIGLGTLGLADYGAFQRFAVPFSFAIFIMGIAALTILPAFLAIMGRIAFFPFIPRTDEMEKKRSAEKNKPYKAPKPRHPIMSKIGEFVTSKPWIVIIVTGVILLGLALTSTQVKYNYDLLSSFPEDMPSREGFTIIAENFSPGELAPVQIVVDTKGKEVNLTEEIAGLSYIDVVNEPIIGEKDSDIQMYEADLNQNPYSNEAMDLMPDLKKSVETMLADAGVEDADESFWIGGETSSQVDTRDVQERDESLIQPVMIAIISLLLLIYLRSVPATIYLVGTVIISFFAALGAGWLVLTTFFGAESIASSIPLYSFVFLVALGEDYNIFMISEVWKNRKTKGLKESVKLGVTQTGSVITSAGLILAGTFAVLATLPIQVLVQFGVVTALGVLIDTFIVRPLLVPAITIVLGRWSFWPGKLFKKED, encoded by the coding sequence ATGTCAAAACACCCGTTAGATAAATGGGGAAGTTTAGTAGGAAATAAGCGTTCAAGATGGATTACGGTAATACTTTGGGTCTTAATTGTCGGAGCTTTATCATCTTTGTTTCCTCAAATAAATAGCGTAGAAAATGCTTCTACAAGTGACTTACCTGAAGACGTAATGAGCCAACAAGCAAGCTCAATCATTGAGGAACAATTTCCATCTGACTCTGGGCTACCACTTTTAATAGTCTGGTATAAAGAAGCAGGACTTCAGGTAGAGGATTTGCAATCAATCCAATTACTTTATGAAGAGTTAGAGGCAAATCCTTTAAAAGGGCAACAAACACTTCCTCCACTTTCACAGTTGCCTACGGAGGCACTACTAGGCAGTGTTTCTGAAAATGGAACTTCGATCGTTACACCAATCTTCTTCGAGGAATCTTTAAATACTGATACATTAAAAGAAAACTTAGCTGAAATTAAAAAGGTGACAGAGGATCAATTTGGTGAAAATCCATATGATCCAAATTTAAAAGAAGATGTATTACATGCTCGTTTCTCAGGGCCAGCAGGAATTTCTGTTGATGCTACTGATCTGTTTATGCAGGCAGACGTACAGCTGTTAATAGCTACAGTTGTGCTAATTTTAGTGTTACTTGTTGTAATTTATCGTTCTCCAATTTTAGCTATCTTGCCAATTATTGTTGTAGGGATTGCATATGGTGTAATTAGTCCGCTACTCGGGTGGTTTGCGGAAAGTGGATGGATTAGTAAAGATGCTCAAGCAGTATCCATAATGACCGTATTATTATTTGGGGCAGGAACGGATTATTGTTTATTTTTAATTACAAGATATCGTGAAATGTTACTAGAAGTGGAGAATAAGTTTGAGGCTCTTCGACTATCTGTAAAAGAATCCGGCGGTGCCATTATGATGAGCGCACTTACGGTGTTTATCGGATTAGGAACGCTAGGTTTAGCGGATTATGGTGCATTCCAACGTTTCGCTGTACCGTTTAGTTTCGCCATCTTTATTATGGGAATTGCTGCATTAACTATTTTACCTGCCTTCTTGGCGATTATGGGGCGTATTGCCTTCTTCCCATTTATCCCACGTACAGATGAAATGGAGAAAAAGCGCTCAGCAGAGAAAAATAAGCCATATAAAGCACCGAAACCTAGACATCCTATCATGTCAAAAATCGGTGAGTTTGTTACAAGCAAACCATGGATCGTTATTATCGTGACAGGTGTGATTCTACTTGGCTTAGCACTCACATCAACTCAAGTTAAATACAATTATGATTTATTATCATCATTCCCTGAAGATATGCCATCTCGTGAAGGGTTTACAATTATCGCGGAAAACTTCTCGCCGGGTGAATTAGCACCTGTTCAAATTGTCGTAGATACAAAAGGAAAAGAAGTTAATCTAACTGAAGAAATTGCTGGTCTCAGCTATATAGATGTTGTTAATGAGCCGATAATCGGTGAGAAAGACTCCGATATTCAGATGTATGAAGCGGATCTAAATCAAAATCCATATTCAAATGAAGCGATGGATTTAATGCCAGACTTGAAAAAAAGTGTGGAAACAATGCTAGCTGATGCTGGGGTTGAAGATGCAGATGAAAGTTTCTGGATTGGTGGAGAAACGAGCTCTCAAGTGGATACGCGAGATGTTCAAGAACGTGATGAATCGCTCATTCAACCGGTTATGATCGCGATTATCTCATTATTGTTACTGATTTATTTGCGCTCGGTACCAGCAACAATTTATTTAGTCGGAACAGTTATTATTTCATTCTTTGCAGCATTAGGGGCAGGATGGCTAGTATTAACGACATTCTTTGGAGCAGAATCGATTGCAAGTTCAATACCTTTGTATTCCTTTGTATTCTTAGTTGCACTTGGTGAGGATTACAATATCTTTATGATTTCTGAAGTATGGAAGAATCGCAAGACGAAGGGACTTAAGGAATCAGTAAAATTAGGGGTAACTCAAACTGGTTCAGTTATTACTTCTGCAGGTCTAATTTTAGCAGGAACATTTGCCGTTTTAGCGACCCTACCGATACAAGTATTAGTACAGTTCGGTGTTGTTACAGCACTCGGTGTGTTAATTGATACATTTATAGTTCGCCCGTTATTAGTACCGGCAATTACAATTGTATTGGGACGATGGTCATTCTGGCCTGGAAAGCTGTTTAAAAAGGAAGATTAA
- a CDS encoding biotin transporter BioY yields the protein MTTQTANSNSKSKLKTVELVYCGIFATLMMIGANITSFAPFMVVGGVPITLQAFFAVLAGLVLGSRLGAISVTVYMLVGLAGAPVFARFGGGLSSLLNPTFGFIVTFILVAYVVGKIVEHKRTKKMYITAALVGTIISYLVGTNWMYAAYMLWFSAPEGFSYKLAWAWMMPPLPKDIILAVFAGIFGFRIQKILKVGK from the coding sequence ATGACTACACAAACGGCAAATTCAAATTCAAAATCAAAACTTAAAACAGTTGAGTTAGTGTATTGTGGTATTTTTGCTACATTAATGATGATTGGCGCAAACATCACTTCCTTTGCACCGTTTATGGTTGTAGGGGGCGTTCCGATTACTCTACAAGCCTTTTTTGCGGTATTAGCAGGTTTAGTGTTGGGAAGTCGTTTAGGGGCAATCTCTGTTACGGTTTACATGCTTGTAGGCTTGGCGGGAGCTCCGGTCTTTGCAAGATTTGGTGGAGGATTGTCATCGTTATTAAATCCAACTTTTGGGTTTATTGTGACATTCATTTTAGTAGCTTACGTTGTAGGAAAGATCGTTGAGCATAAACGTACAAAAAAGATGTATATTACAGCAGCTTTAGTGGGGACGATCATCAGTTATTTAGTAGGTACAAACTGGATGTATGCAGCTTACATGTTATGGTTTAGTGCACCAGAAGGATTCTCATATAAGTTAGCTTGGGCATGGATGATGCCACCTTTACCAAAGGATATAATTTTAGCAGTCTTTGCAGGGATTTTTGGCTTTAGAATTCAAAAAATACTGAAAGTGGGGAAATAG
- the bioB gene encoding biotin synthase BioB — MDYGLLATKVLEGYELTDTEALAILESPDDELLSLLHATYQIRKHYYGNKVKLNMIINTKSGLCAENCGYCSQSIVSKAPIEKYPMMKKDEIVAGAERAASLNVGTYCIVASGRGPVNRELDIVVDAVKEIKEKHQEMTVCACLGILKPEQAEKLKEAGVDRYNHNINTSANHHANITTSHTYDDRVNTVELAKQAGISPCSGVIVGMRETKEDIVAMARSLRILDADSIPVNFLHAIDGTPLEGTHELNPRYCLKVLCLFRYINPSKEIRVSGGREVNLGSLQPLSLYAANSIFLGDYLTTDGQPGDKDKQMLEDLGFEIDLEPLKREKVEA; from the coding sequence ATGGACTATGGATTACTCGCAACAAAAGTATTAGAAGGTTATGAGCTTACCGATACAGAAGCGCTTGCTATTTTAGAAAGTCCAGATGATGAGTTATTGTCTCTATTACATGCGACTTATCAAATTCGAAAGCATTATTATGGCAATAAAGTGAAATTGAACATGATTATTAATACAAAATCAGGACTCTGCGCAGAAAACTGTGGCTATTGTTCCCAATCAATTGTTTCAAAAGCACCAATTGAAAAATATCCGATGATGAAAAAAGATGAAATCGTAGCGGGAGCGGAACGAGCTGCCTCTTTAAATGTTGGTACATACTGTATCGTGGCGAGTGGACGAGGACCTGTAAATCGAGAGCTTGATATTGTAGTAGATGCTGTGAAAGAAATAAAAGAGAAGCATCAAGAGATGACTGTTTGTGCATGTTTAGGAATCTTAAAACCAGAGCAAGCAGAAAAGCTAAAAGAAGCAGGGGTCGATAGATATAATCACAACATTAATACTTCCGCAAATCATCACGCAAATATAACAACGTCCCATACGTATGATGATCGTGTGAACACGGTTGAATTAGCGAAACAAGCAGGGATTTCACCATGTTCAGGTGTAATTGTAGGAATGCGTGAAACAAAAGAAGATATCGTAGCAATGGCAAGAAGCTTACGTATATTAGATGCGGATTCAATCCCAGTGAATTTTTTACATGCCATTGATGGGACACCTTTAGAAGGGACACATGAGTTGAATCCTCGTTATTGCTTAAAAGTGTTATGTTTATTCCGTTATATTAATCCATCAAAAGAAATACGAGTTTCTGGTGGACGTGAAGTAAACTTAGGCTCTTTACAGCCACTTAGTCTTTATGCGGCAAACTCTATTTTCCTTGGAGATTACTTAACAACAGACGGCCAACCGGGAGATAAAGACAAACAAATGCTAGAAGATTTAGGCTTTGAAATTGACTTAGAACCTCTTAAACGTGAAAAGGTAGAGGCTTAA